In Thalassophryne amazonica chromosome 14, fThaAma1.1, whole genome shotgun sequence, one DNA window encodes the following:
- the tnfsf13b gene encoding tumor necrosis factor ligand superfamily member 13B isoform X1, with the protein MDTTTSVLSVDGESGGRPGEARLSWPVFLLTLAVVTSSSLSALSLYQLVALRAEVEGLKSDRREERQEVRVRGQSVEQMVSRRSGSQELLHQQELAHGASLVRKKRMDSGPETLVTQSCLQFLANSSRKTFTKDFDLVPHTGIPWHAGLKRGTALDADGDSMLVREDGFYFVYSQVYYMDRTFVMGHVVIRRKRNVVGDEPQCVTLFRCVQNMSRDTPYNTCYTGGIVKLDVGDYLELLIPRSTANVSLNGDSTFLGAFKLA; encoded by the exons ATGGACACCACAACGTCAGTCCTAAGTGTGGATGGTGAAAGCGGAGGGAGACCAGGTGAAGCGAGACTGTCATGGCCGGTTTTCCTGCTGACCCTGGCGGTTGTCACCTCCTCCTCACTGTCGGCCTTGTCTCTGTACCAGCTGGTGGCTCTGAGAGCGGAGGTCGAGGGACTCAAATCAGACAGACGGGAAGAGAGACAAGAGGTCAGGGTCAGAGGGCAG AGTGTGGAGCAAATGGTGAGCAGGAGGAGCGGCAGCCAAGAACTCCTGCACCAGCAGGAGCTGGCACATGGCGCCAGCCTGGTGAGGAAGAAGAGAATGGACTCTGGACCGGAAACGTTAG TGACCCAGTCTTGCCTGCAGTTTTTGGCAAACAGCAGCAGGAAAACCTTCACGAAAG ATTTTGACCTGGTCCCGCACACGGGCATCCCCTGGCACGCGGGTCTGAAGAGAGGCACCGCGCTGGATGCAGACGGAGACAGCATGTTAGTCAGAGAGGACGGCTTCTACTTCGTGTACAGCCAG GTCTATTACATGGACAGGACCTTTGTAATGGGTCACGTGGTGATCAGGAGGAAGAGGAACGTGGTGGGAGACGAACCTCAGTGTGTGACCCTGTTCCGCTGTGTCCAGAACATGAGCCGTGACACCCCTTACAACACCTGCTACACAGGAG GTATTGTAAAGCTGGACGTCGGCGACTATTTGGAGCTGTTGATCCCTCGCTCCACAGCCAATGTGTCCCTGAATGGAGACTCCACCTTCCTGGGTGCTTTTAAACTTGCGTGA
- the tnfsf13b gene encoding tumor necrosis factor ligand superfamily member 13B isoform X2: MDTTTSVLSVDGESGGRPGEARLSWPVFLLTLAVVTSSSLSALSLYQLVALRAEVEGLKSDRREERQESVEQMVSRRSGSQELLHQQELAHGASLVRKKRMDSGPETLVTQSCLQFLANSSRKTFTKDFDLVPHTGIPWHAGLKRGTALDADGDSMLVREDGFYFVYSQVYYMDRTFVMGHVVIRRKRNVVGDEPQCVTLFRCVQNMSRDTPYNTCYTGGIVKLDVGDYLELLIPRSTANVSLNGDSTFLGAFKLA; the protein is encoded by the exons ATGGACACCACAACGTCAGTCCTAAGTGTGGATGGTGAAAGCGGAGGGAGACCAGGTGAAGCGAGACTGTCATGGCCGGTTTTCCTGCTGACCCTGGCGGTTGTCACCTCCTCCTCACTGTCGGCCTTGTCTCTGTACCAGCTGGTGGCTCTGAGAGCGGAGGTCGAGGGACTCAAATCAGACAGACGGGAAGAGAGACAAGAG AGTGTGGAGCAAATGGTGAGCAGGAGGAGCGGCAGCCAAGAACTCCTGCACCAGCAGGAGCTGGCACATGGCGCCAGCCTGGTGAGGAAGAAGAGAATGGACTCTGGACCGGAAACGTTAG TGACCCAGTCTTGCCTGCAGTTTTTGGCAAACAGCAGCAGGAAAACCTTCACGAAAG ATTTTGACCTGGTCCCGCACACGGGCATCCCCTGGCACGCGGGTCTGAAGAGAGGCACCGCGCTGGATGCAGACGGAGACAGCATGTTAGTCAGAGAGGACGGCTTCTACTTCGTGTACAGCCAG GTCTATTACATGGACAGGACCTTTGTAATGGGTCACGTGGTGATCAGGAGGAAGAGGAACGTGGTGGGAGACGAACCTCAGTGTGTGACCCTGTTCCGCTGTGTCCAGAACATGAGCCGTGACACCCCTTACAACACCTGCTACACAGGAG GTATTGTAAAGCTGGACGTCGGCGACTATTTGGAGCTGTTGATCCCTCGCTCCACAGCCAATGTGTCCCTGAATGGAGACTCCACCTTCCTGGGTGCTTTTAAACTTGCGTGA
- the LOC117525341 gene encoding serine/threonine-protein kinase Nek2-like has protein sequence MTLTVGVTLFKFSVTLILACKVVSFRDMATHQINSLLQEVALLKMLNHPNVVQYYDHFVDKNKKEFYIVMEYCEHGDLSHLIKRAIKKGSSIEEEFIFQVLEELASALKHCHSRPDGSVVLHQDLKPANVFLHQNLTVKMGDFGLAEILPTKYHFAHSKVGSRRYMSPEKTNDKVYKEKSDIWSLGCLIYYLCALK, from the exons ATGACGTTGACGGTGGGCGTGACCCTTTTCAAGTTCTCCGTCACATTG ATCCTGGCTTGCAAGGTGGTGAGCTTCAGGGACATGGCCACCCATCAAATCAACAGCCTCCTCCAAGAGGTGGCACTCCTGAAGATGCTCAACCACCCAAACGTCGTACAGTATTACGATCACTTTGTAGACAAGAATAAGAAGGAGTTCTACATTGTGATGGAGTACTGTGAGCATGGTGATCTGTCTCACCTCATCAAACGTGCCATCAAGAAAGG GAGTTCTATCGAAGAAGAATTCATTTTTCAGGTTTTGGAGGAACTTGCCTCAGCGCTGAAGCACTGCCACAGTCGTCCTGATGGGAGTGTTGTGCTGCACCAGGACCTGAAGCCAGCAAATGTTTTCCTCCACCAGAACCTCACCGTGAAGATGGGTGATTTTGGGCTGGCAGAGATCCTTCCCACCAAGTACCACTTTGCACATTCAAAAGTTGGGAGTCGGCGGTACATGTCTCCA gAAAAAACTAACGACAAAGTTTACAAGGAGAAGTCAGACATCTGGTCCCTGGGGTGTCTGATTTACTACCTGTGTGCCTTAAAGTAA